From a region of the Apis cerana isolate GH-2021 linkage group LG13, AcerK_1.0, whole genome shotgun sequence genome:
- the LOC133667153 gene encoding transcription factor Sp9 isoform X3, whose product MLAAQCNKLSSKSPPPLADAAVGKGFHPWKKSPQSSGSSPQHSAGSGGGGGGGGGGGGGGGGGGGGGCTTTGVSQRPAATSSAGSTSGGYARAPVTSCASTAPQYGGDLYFPGTASAQPAGDPHHHQSSLLGKVEGATLGSVYGRHPYESWPFNAMPGATHGGIKASDGWWDVHGAATAGGWLDVGGTVGVGVHAAQMANYSADYSTSLALAGNHLLTTATTAGHNLLQDTYKSMLPGGPPGFGLHHHAAATASASAGAGSPQGSGGGVGVGAGGVSQAPSPRSQRRYTGRATCDCPNCQEAERLGPAGVHLRKKNIHSCHIPGCGKVYGKTSHLKAHLRWHTAAPSNPHRRKEIRLPGLQQAVHAQRPSREARQDPQQQQQQQRQQGQGGSGELVGRVLLRQRGQRESAESHFQLGSAAAAAAAAAAAAAAAAAATAANGSATTAGPTAGSATGPAAAAAATAAAGSGGSGGGGGGGGSGSGGGGGPGHHQQHHVPDHHHHHPPRPPTDNPHDPNPDDPATSDPTPSPPPASPPANAPSASSRGLRPGGGPPPARGDEHALSPVGPGAGCASSAAATALGSPLSYPLNLNLVQNHHHHQAINQPHLNATSAPPSAPSHHQHHQQQQQHHHHHHHHHHHHHQHQHQQHHQHQHHSRQANSYSVQQNPGTPGTAQTPSPSSPAPVHSL is encoded by the exons ATGCTCGCAGCCCAGTGCAACAAATTGAGCAGCAAGAGCCCGCCACCGTTGGCGGACGCGGCGGTGGGCAAAGGGTTCCACCCGTGGAAGAAGAGCCCGCAGAGCAGCGGCAGCTCGCCCCAGCACTCTGCCGGGAGCggaggcggaggaggaggaggtggcgggggagggggcggcggaggaggaggcggcGGCGGAGGATGCACGACGACGGGAGTGAGTCAGAGGCCGGCGGCTACGAGCAGCGCCGGAAGCACGAGCGGTGGCTACGCGAGAGCGCCGGTCACGTCGTGCGCGTCGACCGCGCCCCAATACGGCGGCGACCTGTACTTCCCGGGGACGGCGAGCGCCCAACCGGCCGGCGATCCTCACCATCATCAGAGCAGCCTGCTCGGTAAGGTGGAGGGAGCCACGTTGGGCTCGGTTTACGGCCGGCACCCGTACGAGTCGTGGCCGTTCAACGCGATGCCCGGCGCGACTCACGGCGGGATTAAAGCGAGCGACGGTTGGTGGGACGTGCACGGGGCCGCGACAGCCGGCGGGTGGCTCGACGTCGGCGGAACGGTCGGCGTCGGTGTCCACGCCGCCCAAATGGCCAACTACTCGGCCGACTACTCGACCAGCCTTGCCCTGGCCGGCAATCATTTGCTGACCACCGCGACCACCGCCGGCCACAATCTCCTTCAAGACACGTACAAATCGATGTTGCCGGGGGGGCCGCCCGGATTCGGCCTCCACCATCACGCGGCCGCGACGGCGAGCGCGAGCGCCGGTGCCGGTAGCCCCCAGGGGAGCGGCGGTGGCGTGGGCGTGGGGGCGGGCGGCGTCAGCCAGGCGCCCTCGCCCCGCTCCCAAAGACGGTACACAGGGCGCGCGACCTGCGACTGTCCCAATTGTCAAGAGGCCGAGAGGCTCGGCCCGGCCGGCGTGCATCTGAGGAAGAAGAACATCCACAGCTGCCACATACCCGGCTGCGGTAAGGTCTACGGGAAAACGTCGCATCTGAAGGCCCACTTACGGTGGCACACTG CGGCACCTTCGAACCCACACCGGCGAAAAGAGATTCGCCTGCCCGGTCTGCAACAAGCGGTTCATGCGCAGCGACCATCTCGCGAAGCACGTCAAGACccacagcagcagcagcagcagcagcggcAGCAAGGGCAAGGGGGGAGCGGGGAGCTCGTCGGCCGAGTCCTGCTCCGACAGCGAGGACAACGGGAGTCAGCAGAGTCCCACTTCCAGCTCGGTTCCGCCGCAGCCGcagccgccgccgccgccgcagcagcagcagcagcagcagcagcaacagcagccaACGGCTCAGCAACAACAGCAGGGCCAACCGCCGGCTCAGCAACAGGcccagcagcagcagcagcagcaacagcagcagcaggcTCTGGTGgcagcggcggcggcggcggcggcggcggcagcGGCAGCGGCGGTGGCGGCGGGCCAGGACACCACCAACAACACCACGTCCcagaccaccaccaccaccacccccCTCGGCCACCAACCGACAACCCCCATGACCCCAATCCAGATGACCCCGCCACCTCTGACCCCACACCATCCCCACCACCCGCATCTCCCCCCGCTAATGCACCATCCGCATCATCACGCGGCCTCCGTCCCGGCGGCGGCCCACCACCCGCACGCGGGGATGAGCATGCACTGAGCCCGGTGGGGCCCGGAGCCGGCTGCGCTTCCTCTGCCGCCGCAACGGCCCTGGGCTCCCCCCTATCCTACCCCCTCAACCTGAACCTCGTCCAgaatcaccaccaccaccaggCCATCAACCAGCCTCACCTCAACGCGACCTCCGCACCCCCCTCCGCACCCTCCCATCACCAGCACCatcagcaacagcagcaacaccaccaccaccaccaccatcatcaccatcaccaccaccaaCACCAACACCAACAGCACCACCAACACCAGCACCACTCGCGTCAGGCCAATTCCTATTCCGTGCAACAGAATCCTGGCACGCCGGGGACCGCGCAGACTCCCTCACCCTCGTCCCCCGCGCCTGTACATAGTCTCTAG
- the LOC133667153 gene encoding transcription factor Sp9 isoform X4 translates to MNCAYQYTHPAHPQNVIAMPPTAVQQSTDTAEYLEDHPGLRGTPLAMLAAQCNKLSSKSPPPLADAAVGKGFHPWKKSPQSSGSSPQHSAGSGGGGGGGGGGGGGGGGGGGGGCTTTGVSQRPAATSSAGSTSGGYARAPVTSCASTAPQYGGDLYFPGTASAQPAGDPHHHQSSLLGKVEGATLGSVYGRHPYESWPFNAMPGATHGGIKASDGWWDVHGAATAGGWLDVGGTVGVGVHAAQMANYSADYSTSLALAGNHLLTTATTAGHNLLQDTYKSMLPGGPPGFGLHHHAAATASASAGAGSPQGSGGGVGVGAGGVSQAPSPRSQRRYTGRATCDCPNCQEAERLGPAGVHLRKKNIHSCHIPGCGKVYGKTSHLKAHLRWHTGERPFVCNWLFCGKRFTRSDELQRHLRTHTGEKRFACPVCNKRFMRSDHLAKHVKTHSSSSSSSGSKGKGGAGSSSAESCSDSEDNGSQQSPTSSSVPPQPQPPPPPQQQQQQQQQQQPTAQQQQQGQPPAQQQAQQQQQQQQQQQALVAAAAAAAAAAAAAAVAAGQDTTNNTTSQTTTTTTPLGHQPTTPMTPIQMTPPPLTPHHPHHPHLPPLMHHPHHHAASVPAAAHHPHAGMSMH, encoded by the coding sequence GATCATCCGGGTCTACGGGGTACACCGTTGGCGATGCTCGCAGCCCAGTGCAACAAATTGAGCAGCAAGAGCCCGCCACCGTTGGCGGACGCGGCGGTGGGCAAAGGGTTCCACCCGTGGAAGAAGAGCCCGCAGAGCAGCGGCAGCTCGCCCCAGCACTCTGCCGGGAGCggaggcggaggaggaggaggtggcgggggagggggcggcggaggaggaggcggcGGCGGAGGATGCACGACGACGGGAGTGAGTCAGAGGCCGGCGGCTACGAGCAGCGCCGGAAGCACGAGCGGTGGCTACGCGAGAGCGCCGGTCACGTCGTGCGCGTCGACCGCGCCCCAATACGGCGGCGACCTGTACTTCCCGGGGACGGCGAGCGCCCAACCGGCCGGCGATCCTCACCATCATCAGAGCAGCCTGCTCGGTAAGGTGGAGGGAGCCACGTTGGGCTCGGTTTACGGCCGGCACCCGTACGAGTCGTGGCCGTTCAACGCGATGCCCGGCGCGACTCACGGCGGGATTAAAGCGAGCGACGGTTGGTGGGACGTGCACGGGGCCGCGACAGCCGGCGGGTGGCTCGACGTCGGCGGAACGGTCGGCGTCGGTGTCCACGCCGCCCAAATGGCCAACTACTCGGCCGACTACTCGACCAGCCTTGCCCTGGCCGGCAATCATTTGCTGACCACCGCGACCACCGCCGGCCACAATCTCCTTCAAGACACGTACAAATCGATGTTGCCGGGGGGGCCGCCCGGATTCGGCCTCCACCATCACGCGGCCGCGACGGCGAGCGCGAGCGCCGGTGCCGGTAGCCCCCAGGGGAGCGGCGGTGGCGTGGGCGTGGGGGCGGGCGGCGTCAGCCAGGCGCCCTCGCCCCGCTCCCAAAGACGGTACACAGGGCGCGCGACCTGCGACTGTCCCAATTGTCAAGAGGCCGAGAGGCTCGGCCCGGCCGGCGTGCATCTGAGGAAGAAGAACATCCACAGCTGCCACATACCCGGCTGCGGTAAGGTCTACGGGAAAACGTCGCATCTGAAGGCCCACTTACGGTGGCACACTGGTGAGCGACCGTTTGTTTGCAACTGGCTTTTCTGTGGCAAGCGGTTCACACGTTCGGATGAGTTGCAGCGGCACCTTCGAACCCACACCGGCGAAAAGAGATTCGCCTGCCCGGTCTGCAACAAGCGGTTCATGCGCAGCGACCATCTCGCGAAGCACGTCAAGACccacagcagcagcagcagcagcagcggcAGCAAGGGCAAGGGGGGAGCGGGGAGCTCGTCGGCCGAGTCCTGCTCCGACAGCGAGGACAACGGGAGTCAGCAGAGTCCCACTTCCAGCTCGGTTCCGCCGCAGCCGcagccgccgccgccgccgcagcagcagcagcagcagcagcagcaacagcagccaACGGCTCAGCAACAACAGCAGGGCCAACCGCCGGCTCAGCAACAGGcccagcagcagcagcagcagcaacagcagcagcaggcTCTGGTGgcagcggcggcggcggcggcggcggcggcagcGGCAGCGGCGGTGGCGGCGGGCCAGGACACCACCAACAACACCACGTCCcagaccaccaccaccaccacccccCTCGGCCACCAACCGACAACCCCCATGACCCCAATCCAGATGACCCCGCCACCTCTGACCCCACACCATCCCCACCACCCGCATCTCCCCCCGCTAATGCACCATCCGCATCATCACGCGGCCTCCGTCCCGGCGGCGGCCCACCACCCGCACGCGGGGATGAGCATGCACTGA
- the LOC133667153 gene encoding transcription factor Sp9 isoform X1, protein MNCAYQYTHPAHPQNVIAMPPTAVQQSTDTAEYLEDHPGLRGTPLAMLAAQCNKLSSKSPPPLADAAVGKGFHPWKKSPQSSGSSPQHSAGSGGGGGGGGGGGGGGGGGGGGGCTTTGVSQRPAATSSAGSTSGGYARAPVTSCASTAPQYGGDLYFPGTASAQPAGDPHHHQSSLLGKVEGATLGSVYGRHPYESWPFNAMPGATHGGIKASDGWWDVHGAATAGGWLDVGGTVGVGVHAAQMANYSADYSTSLALAGNHLLTTATTAGHNLLQDTYKSMLPGGPPGFGLHHHAAATASASAGAGSPQGSGGGVGVGAGGVSQAPSPRSQRRYTGRATCDCPNCQEAERLGPAGVHLRKKNIHSCHIPGCGKVYGKTSHLKAHLRWHTAAPSNPHRRKEIRLPGLQQAVHAQRPSREARQDPQQQQQQQRQQGQGGSGELVGRVLLRQRGQRESAESHFQLGSAAAAAAAAAAAAAAAAAATAANGSATTAGPTAGSATGPAAAAAATAAAGSGGSGGGGGGGGSGSGGGGGPGHHQQHHVPDHHHHHPPRPPTDNPHDPNPDDPATSDPTPSPPPASPPANAPSASSRGLRPGGGPPPARGDEHALSPVGPGAGCASSAAATALGSPLSYPLNLNLVQNHHHHQAINQPHLNATSAPPSAPSHHQHHQQQQQHHHHHHHHHHHHHQHQHQQHHQHQHHSRQANSYSVQQNPGTPGTAQTPSPSSPAPVHSL, encoded by the exons GATCATCCGGGTCTACGGGGTACACCGTTGGCGATGCTCGCAGCCCAGTGCAACAAATTGAGCAGCAAGAGCCCGCCACCGTTGGCGGACGCGGCGGTGGGCAAAGGGTTCCACCCGTGGAAGAAGAGCCCGCAGAGCAGCGGCAGCTCGCCCCAGCACTCTGCCGGGAGCggaggcggaggaggaggaggtggcgggggagggggcggcggaggaggaggcggcGGCGGAGGATGCACGACGACGGGAGTGAGTCAGAGGCCGGCGGCTACGAGCAGCGCCGGAAGCACGAGCGGTGGCTACGCGAGAGCGCCGGTCACGTCGTGCGCGTCGACCGCGCCCCAATACGGCGGCGACCTGTACTTCCCGGGGACGGCGAGCGCCCAACCGGCCGGCGATCCTCACCATCATCAGAGCAGCCTGCTCGGTAAGGTGGAGGGAGCCACGTTGGGCTCGGTTTACGGCCGGCACCCGTACGAGTCGTGGCCGTTCAACGCGATGCCCGGCGCGACTCACGGCGGGATTAAAGCGAGCGACGGTTGGTGGGACGTGCACGGGGCCGCGACAGCCGGCGGGTGGCTCGACGTCGGCGGAACGGTCGGCGTCGGTGTCCACGCCGCCCAAATGGCCAACTACTCGGCCGACTACTCGACCAGCCTTGCCCTGGCCGGCAATCATTTGCTGACCACCGCGACCACCGCCGGCCACAATCTCCTTCAAGACACGTACAAATCGATGTTGCCGGGGGGGCCGCCCGGATTCGGCCTCCACCATCACGCGGCCGCGACGGCGAGCGCGAGCGCCGGTGCCGGTAGCCCCCAGGGGAGCGGCGGTGGCGTGGGCGTGGGGGCGGGCGGCGTCAGCCAGGCGCCCTCGCCCCGCTCCCAAAGACGGTACACAGGGCGCGCGACCTGCGACTGTCCCAATTGTCAAGAGGCCGAGAGGCTCGGCCCGGCCGGCGTGCATCTGAGGAAGAAGAACATCCACAGCTGCCACATACCCGGCTGCGGTAAGGTCTACGGGAAAACGTCGCATCTGAAGGCCCACTTACGGTGGCACACTG CGGCACCTTCGAACCCACACCGGCGAAAAGAGATTCGCCTGCCCGGTCTGCAACAAGCGGTTCATGCGCAGCGACCATCTCGCGAAGCACGTCAAGACccacagcagcagcagcagcagcagcggcAGCAAGGGCAAGGGGGGAGCGGGGAGCTCGTCGGCCGAGTCCTGCTCCGACAGCGAGGACAACGGGAGTCAGCAGAGTCCCACTTCCAGCTCGGTTCCGCCGCAGCCGcagccgccgccgccgccgcagcagcagcagcagcagcagcagcaacagcagccaACGGCTCAGCAACAACAGCAGGGCCAACCGCCGGCTCAGCAACAGGcccagcagcagcagcagcagcaacagcagcagcaggcTCTGGTGgcagcggcggcggcggcggcggcggcggcagcGGCAGCGGCGGTGGCGGCGGGCCAGGACACCACCAACAACACCACGTCCcagaccaccaccaccaccacccccCTCGGCCACCAACCGACAACCCCCATGACCCCAATCCAGATGACCCCGCCACCTCTGACCCCACACCATCCCCACCACCCGCATCTCCCCCCGCTAATGCACCATCCGCATCATCACGCGGCCTCCGTCCCGGCGGCGGCCCACCACCCGCACGCGGGGATGAGCATGCACTGAGCCCGGTGGGGCCCGGAGCCGGCTGCGCTTCCTCTGCCGCCGCAACGGCCCTGGGCTCCCCCCTATCCTACCCCCTCAACCTGAACCTCGTCCAgaatcaccaccaccaccaggCCATCAACCAGCCTCACCTCAACGCGACCTCCGCACCCCCCTCCGCACCCTCCCATCACCAGCACCatcagcaacagcagcaacaccaccaccaccaccaccatcatcaccatcaccaccaccaaCACCAACACCAACAGCACCACCAACACCAGCACCACTCGCGTCAGGCCAATTCCTATTCCGTGCAACAGAATCCTGGCACGCCGGGGACCGCGCAGACTCCCTCACCCTCGTCCCCCGCGCCTGTACATAGTCTCTAG
- the LOC133667153 gene encoding transcription factor Sp9 isoform X2 gives MLTDMTPAAAGQLYPQLQSIAKSPVHGHVDHPGLRGTPLAMLAAQCNKLSSKSPPPLADAAVGKGFHPWKKSPQSSGSSPQHSAGSGGGGGGGGGGGGGGGGGGGGGCTTTGVSQRPAATSSAGSTSGGYARAPVTSCASTAPQYGGDLYFPGTASAQPAGDPHHHQSSLLGKVEGATLGSVYGRHPYESWPFNAMPGATHGGIKASDGWWDVHGAATAGGWLDVGGTVGVGVHAAQMANYSADYSTSLALAGNHLLTTATTAGHNLLQDTYKSMLPGGPPGFGLHHHAAATASASAGAGSPQGSGGGVGVGAGGVSQAPSPRSQRRYTGRATCDCPNCQEAERLGPAGVHLRKKNIHSCHIPGCGKVYGKTSHLKAHLRWHTAAPSNPHRRKEIRLPGLQQAVHAQRPSREARQDPQQQQQQQRQQGQGGSGELVGRVLLRQRGQRESAESHFQLGSAAAAAAAAAAAAAAAAAATAANGSATTAGPTAGSATGPAAAAAATAAAGSGGSGGGGGGGGSGSGGGGGPGHHQQHHVPDHHHHHPPRPPTDNPHDPNPDDPATSDPTPSPPPASPPANAPSASSRGLRPGGGPPPARGDEHALSPVGPGAGCASSAAATALGSPLSYPLNLNLVQNHHHHQAINQPHLNATSAPPSAPSHHQHHQQQQQHHHHHHHHHHHHHQHQHQQHHQHQHHSRQANSYSVQQNPGTPGTAQTPSPSSPAPVHSL, from the exons ATGTTGACCGACATGACGCCGGCTGCGGCTGGTCAACTATATCCGCAGTTACAATCGATCGCCAAGTCGCCGGTGCACGGACATGTG GATCATCCGGGTCTACGGGGTACACCGTTGGCGATGCTCGCAGCCCAGTGCAACAAATTGAGCAGCAAGAGCCCGCCACCGTTGGCGGACGCGGCGGTGGGCAAAGGGTTCCACCCGTGGAAGAAGAGCCCGCAGAGCAGCGGCAGCTCGCCCCAGCACTCTGCCGGGAGCggaggcggaggaggaggaggtggcgggggagggggcggcggaggaggaggcggcGGCGGAGGATGCACGACGACGGGAGTGAGTCAGAGGCCGGCGGCTACGAGCAGCGCCGGAAGCACGAGCGGTGGCTACGCGAGAGCGCCGGTCACGTCGTGCGCGTCGACCGCGCCCCAATACGGCGGCGACCTGTACTTCCCGGGGACGGCGAGCGCCCAACCGGCCGGCGATCCTCACCATCATCAGAGCAGCCTGCTCGGTAAGGTGGAGGGAGCCACGTTGGGCTCGGTTTACGGCCGGCACCCGTACGAGTCGTGGCCGTTCAACGCGATGCCCGGCGCGACTCACGGCGGGATTAAAGCGAGCGACGGTTGGTGGGACGTGCACGGGGCCGCGACAGCCGGCGGGTGGCTCGACGTCGGCGGAACGGTCGGCGTCGGTGTCCACGCCGCCCAAATGGCCAACTACTCGGCCGACTACTCGACCAGCCTTGCCCTGGCCGGCAATCATTTGCTGACCACCGCGACCACCGCCGGCCACAATCTCCTTCAAGACACGTACAAATCGATGTTGCCGGGGGGGCCGCCCGGATTCGGCCTCCACCATCACGCGGCCGCGACGGCGAGCGCGAGCGCCGGTGCCGGTAGCCCCCAGGGGAGCGGCGGTGGCGTGGGCGTGGGGGCGGGCGGCGTCAGCCAGGCGCCCTCGCCCCGCTCCCAAAGACGGTACACAGGGCGCGCGACCTGCGACTGTCCCAATTGTCAAGAGGCCGAGAGGCTCGGCCCGGCCGGCGTGCATCTGAGGAAGAAGAACATCCACAGCTGCCACATACCCGGCTGCGGTAAGGTCTACGGGAAAACGTCGCATCTGAAGGCCCACTTACGGTGGCACACTG CGGCACCTTCGAACCCACACCGGCGAAAAGAGATTCGCCTGCCCGGTCTGCAACAAGCGGTTCATGCGCAGCGACCATCTCGCGAAGCACGTCAAGACccacagcagcagcagcagcagcagcggcAGCAAGGGCAAGGGGGGAGCGGGGAGCTCGTCGGCCGAGTCCTGCTCCGACAGCGAGGACAACGGGAGTCAGCAGAGTCCCACTTCCAGCTCGGTTCCGCCGCAGCCGcagccgccgccgccgccgcagcagcagcagcagcagcagcagcaacagcagccaACGGCTCAGCAACAACAGCAGGGCCAACCGCCGGCTCAGCAACAGGcccagcagcagcagcagcagcaacagcagcagcaggcTCTGGTGgcagcggcggcggcggcggcggcggcggcagcGGCAGCGGCGGTGGCGGCGGGCCAGGACACCACCAACAACACCACGTCCcagaccaccaccaccaccacccccCTCGGCCACCAACCGACAACCCCCATGACCCCAATCCAGATGACCCCGCCACCTCTGACCCCACACCATCCCCACCACCCGCATCTCCCCCCGCTAATGCACCATCCGCATCATCACGCGGCCTCCGTCCCGGCGGCGGCCCACCACCCGCACGCGGGGATGAGCATGCACTGAGCCCGGTGGGGCCCGGAGCCGGCTGCGCTTCCTCTGCCGCCGCAACGGCCCTGGGCTCCCCCCTATCCTACCCCCTCAACCTGAACCTCGTCCAgaatcaccaccaccaccaggCCATCAACCAGCCTCACCTCAACGCGACCTCCGCACCCCCCTCCGCACCCTCCCATCACCAGCACCatcagcaacagcagcaacaccaccaccaccaccaccatcatcaccatcaccaccaccaaCACCAACACCAACAGCACCACCAACACCAGCACCACTCGCGTCAGGCCAATTCCTATTCCGTGCAACAGAATCCTGGCACGCCGGGGACCGCGCAGACTCCCTCACCCTCGTCCCCCGCGCCTGTACATAGTCTCTAG